DNA sequence from the Staphylococcus epidermidis genome:
AAATGTACTTTTACCTGATACAAGGTCATCTGCTGCACCAATCCTAGTAAAAATTTGATCAAATATAGGTAATGTTGCTGAATCACATGGTACATATGCTCCCATTTGAGCCATGATACTTATTATAGCAACTTGTCTCATATATGTTGACTTACCTGACATATTAGGTCCCGTAATGAGATAAATAAACGTTTCATCATCAAGATGGCAATCATTAGGTACATAATCATTATAATCCATCACTCTCTCAACAACAGGATGTCTTGAGTTTTCTAAATGTAAAACTTTATCATCACTAAATGTAGGTTTGACATAATTATATTTTTGAGCAATTTCAGCAAAACTTTGTAAACAATCAAGTTCTGAAATGATTTTCGCTTGCTTTTGTAAACGTTCAGTGTACGTTTTAATGTGTTCTCGTAATTTAACAAATAATTCATATTCTAACTCTACTGCTTTATCTTCAGCACCAAGTATTATATCTTCTTTTTCTTTTAATTCATCCGTAATAAATCGTTCAGCATTAGATAATGTTTGTTTTCGATTATAGCCAAACGCTTCAGGTTGAAAATTATTTAAGTTTGCACGTGTAATTTCAATAAAATAACCAAACACTTTATTAAAACTAATTTTCAATGACTTAATACCTGTACGTTCACGTTCCTTAGCTTGTAATTCTGCAAGCCAAGTTTTACCATTTTTTGAAGCTTCTAAATATTCATCAAGTTGCGCGTTGAAGCCATTTTTAAATAATCCTCCATCTTTGATGGAAATAGGTGGTTCTTCAACTAAACTTTCTTCTAAAATTTGTAACAAGTCATCTAAAGGTTCTAATTCTTTAAATTGCGTGGTAGTTTGTGCACCCAATTCATTGAGTAATGCTTTAATGTGAGGTATTTCGGATATAGAATGCTTAAGTTGTATTAAATCTCTTGCATTTACGTTTCCATAACTCACTCTTCCTACTAGTCGTTCTATGTCATACACTTGATTTAAATGATTACGTAATGTATCTCTTTCAATAAAACGGTCCATAAACTCTTCAACAATATTTAATCTGTCGTTGATTTGTTGTTTATTAATTAATGGACGATCAATCCACTGCTTTAAACGTCTAGCACCCATCGGTGTTTTTGTCTCATCCATTAACCATAACAAAGTCCCTTTTTTTGATTTTAATCGTATGCTCTCTGTCAGCTCTAAATTTCGCTTCGCATAATAATCCATCTTCATATAATCAACTGCAGCATATTCAATTACTTCCTCAATATGAGATAAATCTCGCTTTTGTGTGTGATGAATGTAATCTAACAATAATTGAGTTGTGTCATGCATTAACTGATGTGTCAACTGATTCATATCATAATCTTCATCAGATATATCTTCGCGAACAGTAATCGTCTCAGTTATCATGTTGATTTGTCTTTTTAATTCTTCAGATAGAGCTTGCTTTATGACGATTTCATTGGGATTAATTGTTGTAATCTCATTAAGCAAGGTTGCTGTATCTTTGAAATGAGTTACTTTGAGTTCGCCTGTAGAAACATCACAATAGCATAATCCAAATTCTTCATTTTCGATAAAACTTAAAATATAATTATTTTTCTTTTCATCCATACCATTTTGATCCATAACAGTTCCTGGTGTGATGATTCTTACAACTTCTCTTCTAACCATTCCTTTTGTTTGCTTTGGATCTTCCATTTGTTCACATATAGCGACCTTATACCCATTATTAATCAATGTTTCAATGTAATTATCAGCAGAATGATATGGTACGCCACACATCGGAATAGGATTTTCTTTTTTAGCATCTCTTTTCGTCAATGTTATTTCAAGTACTCTTGATGCTTCTTTAGCATCATCAAAGAACATTTCATAGAAATCTCCGAGTCTAAAAAATAGCAAACAATCATCATATTCAGATTTTATCTTTAAATATTGTTGCATCATTGGTGTAATGTTAGCCATTTCTATTTTCACAACCCTTATTCTTATATCTTTATTTATATTATATGTATAAATTTATGGTTTTTAACTCATTCATTTTAACATATATGTTTTTGAAACGCTTTTGTGTAATAGATACAAAAAGTACGCTTTCATATGAACAGATATCAACATTTCACTTATAATCCCCTATTCATCAAGCGTACTTCAAATAAATATTAATTTTTGTTAAATCTATCTAGTAAACCTCTTCTTTTCAAAATAATAAGCAATATATAACTAATTAAAGCCCCAATAAAACTTGATACTATGAACATAAGCATTAATGGTTTAATAAAGAAATCTTGAAGTCCTAAAAACCATGCTAAAGGTATACACATTAAACTACCAATAACACCAGTCCCTAATACTTCACCAACTGAAGCCATAAAAATATGCTTCCTATACATATAAAACAGACTGGAAAGTAAGACACCTATCATACTTCCTGGAAAAGCAAATGCGCTTCCAGTTCCAAATGAAATTCGTAGTACAGAAGAAATAAAAGCTTGCGCTAAACCATACCATGGTCCAACAAATACAGCACATAATACATTTACAAAATGTTGAACGGGTGCGGCTTTAATTGGACCTAAAGGAATGACAATTAAACTACTTAACACGACATTAATAGCTATTAAGAATGCTGTGATGGTCAACTTTCTAATATTCATTGTACTTAACTCCTCTAAAATAATTATTCATTGTGTTCTTTTTTATTATATTCATTGAGTCTATCTTCCATTGTTTTGACCATCATTTGTAGTAAATCATTCGCTTCATATTGTGCTGAACGAAATTCTTCAACAATAGGTAATTCATTAATTTCATCTTTTAGATTCTGAATTTTAACTTCAGATTGCTCGAGTGCATTTTGTTTTCCATAATTTTGAAAATTAACCGATTGTTTTTGTTGCGCTTTCAAACGATTCATCTTTTGTTTTATTGCTTGATTATTATGAATTTGTTTTTCTACATTATGATAATCTTGAACAACTTCTAGTTTTCCAATTTTCTCTGCTAAACTTTCGACTTTTCGTATGATTTCTTTTTCACTATACATATTATTGTGTCACCATTGAACGTTGATGTTCTTGTATAAATGTTCCATTTAAAGAATATTGTTTTGCCTCGTCAATTTTGACATCAACGAGTTTACCAATGCTCTCTCTTGGTCCTTTAAAATTCACAAGTTTATTTTTATCAGTATAGCCTGCTAGAACATTCTCATCTTTTTTACTAGAACCTTCACATAATACCGTAACAATCTTACCTTCATACTGACTCATTGCTTGTTGAGAATATATTCCAACCTTCTTATTAAGCCTTTGCAAACGTTCTTTTTTCACTTCTAAAGGTACGTTATCCTTCATTTTAGCTGCTGGTGTTCCATCTCTTTGTGAATATAAATATGTGTATGCATGCTCAAATTGAACGTCATCATATAATGATAATGTTTCTTCAAATTGTTCTTCAGTTTCATTAGGATAACCTACTATGATATCAGTAGTTAGAGCTACGTTAGGGATAGCTTCCTTTATTCTTGAAACTAAATCAAGATAACTCTCTCTTGTATATTTACGCCCCATTATCTTTAATACTTGGTTATTACCTGATTGTACCGGTAAATGGATATGCGGTACTATGTTCCCACCTTTAGCTATAACTTCAATCATTCGATCTGTAAAGTCCCAAGGATGACTTGTTGTAAAACGAACACGAGGTATATCAATTTTAGAAATATCTTCCAATAAGTCACCTAATTCATAATCCAGACCTTCGATATCTTTACCATATGAATTTACATTTTGACCTAATAAGGTAATTTCTTGATAACCTTCTCTTGCTAATTCTCTAACCTCATCAATGATGTCCTCTGGACGACGACTACGTTCTTTTCCTCTAGTAAATGGAACAATACAATAAGTACAAAACTTATCGCAACCATACATAATATTAACCCAAGCTTTAATGTGAC
Encoded proteins:
- a CDS encoding RicAFT regulatory complex protein RicA family protein: MYSEKEIIRKVESLAEKIGKLEVVQDYHNVEKQIHNNQAIKQKMNRLKAQQKQSVNFQNYGKQNALEQSEVKIQNLKDEINELPIVEEFRSAQYEANDLLQMMVKTMEDRLNEYNKKEHNE
- the thiW gene encoding energy coupling factor transporter S component ThiW — translated: MNIRKLTITAFLIAINVVLSSLIVIPLGPIKAAPVQHFVNVLCAVFVGPWYGLAQAFISSVLRISFGTGSAFAFPGSMIGVLLSSLFYMYRKHIFMASVGEVLGTGVIGSLMCIPLAWFLGLQDFFIKPLMLMFIVSSFIGALISYILLIILKRRGLLDRFNKN
- the mutS gene encoding DNA mismatch repair protein MutS; this encodes MANITPMMQQYLKIKSEYDDCLLFFRLGDFYEMFFDDAKEASRVLEITLTKRDAKKENPIPMCGVPYHSADNYIETLINNGYKVAICEQMEDPKQTKGMVRREVVRIITPGTVMDQNGMDEKKNNYILSFIENEEFGLCYCDVSTGELKVTHFKDTATLLNEITTINPNEIVIKQALSEELKRQINMITETITVREDISDEDYDMNQLTHQLMHDTTQLLLDYIHHTQKRDLSHIEEVIEYAAVDYMKMDYYAKRNLELTESIRLKSKKGTLLWLMDETKTPMGARRLKQWIDRPLINKQQINDRLNIVEEFMDRFIERDTLRNHLNQVYDIERLVGRVSYGNVNARDLIQLKHSISEIPHIKALLNELGAQTTTQFKELEPLDDLLQILEESLVEEPPISIKDGGLFKNGFNAQLDEYLEASKNGKTWLAELQAKERERTGIKSLKISFNKVFGYFIEITRANLNNFQPEAFGYNRKQTLSNAERFITDELKEKEDIILGAEDKAVELEYELFVKLREHIKTYTERLQKQAKIISELDCLQSFAEIAQKYNYVKPTFSDDKVLHLENSRHPVVERVMDYNDYVPNDCHLDDETFIYLITGPNMSGKSTYMRQVAIISIMAQMGAYVPCDSATLPIFDQIFTRIGAADDLVSGKSTFMVEMLEAQKALTYATENSLIIFDEIGRGTSTYDGLALAQAMIEYVAQTSHAKTLFSTHYHELTSLDQMLKCLKNVHVAANEYQGELIFLHKVKDGAVDDSYGIQVAKLADLPNEVIDRAQVILNAFEQKPSYQLSHENTDDQQTVPSYNDFGRTEEEQSVIETHTSNHNYEQATFDLFDGYNQQSEVECQIRELNLSNMTPLEALIKLNELQSQLK
- the miaB gene encoding tRNA (N6-isopentenyl adenosine(37)-C2)-methylthiotransferase MiaB; amino-acid sequence: MNEEQRKAGTINILAERDRKAEKDYSKYFEQVYQPPSLKEAKKRGKQEVQYNRDFHIDEKYKGMGKGRTFLIKTYGCQMNAHDTEVMAGILNALGYSATSDINEADVILINTCAIRENAENKVFSEIGNLKHLKKERPDCLIGVCGCMSQEESVVNKILKSYQNVDMVFGTHNIHHLPEILEEAYLSKAMVVEVWSKEGDIIENLPKVRDGHIKAWVNIMYGCDKFCTYCIVPFTRGKERSRRPEDIIDEVRELAREGYQEITLLGQNVNSYGKDIEGLDYELGDLLEDISKIDIPRVRFTTSHPWDFTDRMIEVIAKGGNIVPHIHLPVQSGNNQVLKIMGRKYTRESYLDLVSRIKEAIPNVALTTDIIVGYPNETEEQFEETLSLYDDVQFEHAYTYLYSQRDGTPAAKMKDNVPLEVKKERLQRLNKKVGIYSQQAMSQYEGKIVTVLCEGSSKKDENVLAGYTDKNKLVNFKGPRESIGKLVDVKIDEAKQYSLNGTFIQEHQRSMVTQ